In the Kitasatospora terrestris genome, one interval contains:
- a CDS encoding SigB/SigF/SigG family RNA polymerase sigma factor, which yields MGKIEARELSDALFRRLAALEPGTATYSYVRGTVIELNMPLVRFVASRFRHRPEELDDILQVGTVGLIKAVDGFDLGRGVEFVTYAIPTISGEIKRFFRDTSWPVRVPRSVQELYLLVARGSDRLEQELGRLPTPEELAKDLDLDLEEVTTGLAAGRLYRTDSLDALRDDDTDDGGSALLNRIGVRDAALDLVDLREAVRPLLNRLPERERRVLLLRFWGNCTQSQIADRIGVSQMHVSRILSATLGRLREEVEAG from the coding sequence TCGAGGCGCGTGAACTCAGCGACGCGCTGTTCCGCCGCCTCGCCGCACTCGAACCCGGAACCGCCACGTACAGCTACGTGCGCGGCACCGTCATCGAACTCAACATGCCGCTGGTCCGCTTCGTGGCGAGCCGGTTCCGGCACCGCCCCGAGGAACTCGACGACATCCTGCAGGTCGGCACCGTCGGCCTGATCAAGGCCGTCGACGGCTTCGACCTCGGCCGCGGCGTCGAGTTCGTCACCTACGCGATCCCCACCATCTCGGGCGAGATCAAGCGGTTCTTCCGCGACACCTCGTGGCCGGTCAGGGTCCCGCGCAGCGTTCAGGAGCTCTACCTGCTGGTCGCCCGCGGCTCCGACCGCCTCGAACAGGAACTCGGCCGGCTCCCCACCCCCGAGGAGCTCGCCAAAGACCTCGACCTCGACCTGGAGGAGGTCACCACCGGCCTCGCCGCCGGACGCCTCTACCGCACCGACTCGCTCGACGCCCTGCGCGACGACGACACCGACGACGGCGGCAGCGCCCTGCTCAACCGGATCGGGGTCCGCGACGCCGCCCTCGACCTGGTCGACCTGCGCGAAGCCGTCCGGCCGCTGCTCAACCGGCTGCCGGAGCGCGAGCGGCGGGTGCTGCTGCTGCGGTTCTGGGGGAACTGCACGCAGTCGCAGATCGCCGACCGGATCGGCGTCTCGCAGATGCACGTCTCCCGGATCCTCAGCGCCACCCTCGGCCGGCTGCGTGAGGAGGTCGAGGCGGGCTGA